From Nicotiana tabacum cultivar K326 chromosome 22, ASM71507v2, whole genome shotgun sequence, one genomic window encodes:
- the LOC107808229 gene encoding putative calcium-binding protein CML19, giving the protein MCMETTSSSAENNKSVFSRLRNRFSPKKPIIIKDDEVIDQTASTSTLSVSIINTSNENSDHLERVFTYFDEDGDGKVSPAELQRCVRAVGGELTEEEAEMAVRLSDSDGDGMLGLEDFSKLMEGSDVEEKNKESELRGAFEMYEMEGTGQITPKSLKRMLSKLGESTSVDNCKSMIQRFDLDGDGVLNFDEFKIMMNMEFKKI; this is encoded by the coding sequence ATGTGCATGGAGACTACTTCTAGCTCTGCAGAAAATAACAAGTCTGTTTTTTCAAGATTAAGGAATAGATTTTCACCCAAAAAGCCGATCATAATCAAGGACGATGAGGTTATTGATCAGACGGCCAGTACTAGTACTCTTTCTGTGAGTATAATCAATACTAGTAATGAAAATAGTGATCATTTAGAGAGGGTATTTACGTACTTTGACGAGGACGGAGATGGAAAAGTGTCGCCAGCGGAGCTACAGCGGTGCGTGAGGGCGGTAGGAGGGGAGCTGACGGAGGAGGAGGCGGAGATGGCGGTGAGGCTATCGGATTCAGACGGAGATGGGATGTTAGGGTTAGAGGATTTTAGTAAATTAATGGAAGGAAGTGACGTCGAGGAAAAGAATAAGGAGAGTGAGTTAAGAGGAGCTTTTGAGATGTATGAAATGGAAGGAACTGGTCAAATTACTCCTAAGAGTTTGAAGAGGATGTTGAGTAAACTTGGTGAGTCTACCTCTGTTGATAATTGCAAATCTATGATTCAAAGATTTGATCTTGATGGTGATGGAGTTCTTAACTTTGATGAGTTCAAAATTATGATGAACATGGAGTTTAAAAAGATCTAG